A genome region from Cervus canadensis isolate Bull #8, Minnesota chromosome 10, ASM1932006v1, whole genome shotgun sequence includes the following:
- the SALL4 gene encoding sal-like protein 4 isoform X1 translates to MGGTRWGRGLKSSGLGAPRDSSQFLVLSLAVLNFLCQVFRILGKNPSILVWVCRAPSCRRETEGAPMKYPGDELNGDGAGIKRPRREETHVCEKCCAEFFSFSEFLDHKKNCTKTPPVLILKDSEGPMSSEDLSGTVLSPQPPSPGRREGHRDDGGGGGPGDAREKPGAESVLYLKTEAALPPAPQDISYLPKGKVANTNVTLQALRGTKVAVNQRSADAPPAPLPGAGSLPWVLEQILCLQQQQLQQIQLTEQIRVQVNMWASHALHAGHAADSLKTLGGHVSQQVSAAVALLSQKAGSAGLPLDALKPAKLPHANVPSAGGSASPGLPPFALKPDATRVLPGVLSRLPGALLPQAPGSVLFQSPFSAVALDPSKKGKGKPPSVSPVEIKLKDEALCRHKCKYCSKVFGTDSSLQIHLRSHTGERPFACSVCGHRFTTKGNLKVHFHRHPQVKANPQLFADFHDKTAVGSGLPFALAGPAPLEEAGLSLDSKPTLAAGTPSVIGLAQNLPSGPHPKDVVGGPLPGDLQPGPSPESEDGSILSGVGPTHPSPRVGGFPGGGPPEPGSETLKLQRLVENIDKATSDPNECLICHRVLSCQSSLKMHYRTHTGERPFPCKVCGRAFSTKGNLKTHLGVHRTSASVKTQHSCPICQKKFTNAVLLQQHIRMHMGGQIPNTPLPESPCEFAGPEPSAVGENSSPSAPPHDGIVEAIDVDEVCPQEALGSSSRVPGPLTGVHAVSPTPGLATVASLDAPVKAGLAALVLQRQGSRENGSTESDGLTNDDASSVMGDPECASRSPDVLESTSFQAVSPAHSQAESVKSKSPDADGKGDGSESSRAEMEGRSNVPSTFIRAQPTYVKVEVPGGFVGPATMSPGMTPLLAAQPRRQAKQHGCTRCGKNFSSASALQIHERTHTGEKPFVCNICGRAFTTKGNLKVHYMTHGANNSSARRGRKLAIENTMALLGTDGKRVPEMFPKEITAPSVSVDPVVWHQYATMLNGGLAMKTNEISVIQSGGIPTLPVSLGASSVVNNTAASKIDGSQSAVGAEVEKPGTADNVPKHQFPHLLEENKIAVS, encoded by the exons ATGGGAGGGACGCGCTGGGGCCGGGGGTTGAAGAGCTCTGGGCTGGGCGCTCCTCGGGACTCCAGTCAGTTCCTTGTGCTCTCCCTGGCGGTGCTGAATTTTCTTTGCCAGGTGTTTAGAATTCTTGGAAAGAATCCTTCGATCCTAGTATGGGTTTGCAGAGCCCCCAGTTGCCGCCGTGAAACAGAAG GTGCTCCAATGAAGTACCCCGGCGACGAGCTGAATGGGGACGGAGCAGGGATAAAGCGGCCCCGGCGGGAGGAGACCCACGTCTGCGAGAAATGCTGCGCCGAGTTCTTCAGCTTCTCGGAGTTCTTAGACCACAAGAAAAATTGCACTAAAACGCCCCCCGTGCTTATCTTGAAGGACAGTGAGGGGCCGATGTCGTCCGAAGACTTGTCGGGGACTGTGCTCAGTCCGCAGCCGCCCAGCCCGGGCCGGAGGGAGGGCCACCGGGACGATGGCGGCGGCGGGGGCCCCGGGGACGCGAGGGAGAAGCCGGGGGCGGAATCCGTTCTGTACCTGAAGACGGAGGCCGCCCTGCCGCCCGCGCCGCAGGACATAAGCTATTTACCCAAAGGCAAGGTGGCCAACACCAACGTCACGCTTCAGGCGCTGCGCGGCACCAAGGTGGCGGTGAACCAGCGCAGCGCCGACGCGCCCCCGGCGCCCCTGCCCGGCGCCGGCAGCCTGCCCTGGGTCCTGGAGCAGATCCTGTgcctccagcagcagcagctgcagcagatcCAGCTCACGGAGCAGATCCGGGTGCAGGTGAACATGTGGGCCTCCCACGCCCTCCACGCCGGCCACGCGGCCGACTCGCTGAAGACGCTCGGGGGCCACGTGTCGCAGCAGGTGTCGGCGGCCGTGGCCCTGCTCAGCCAGAAGGCGGGGAGCGCCGGGCTGCCCCTGGACGCCCTGAAGCCCGCCAAGCTACCTCACGCCAACGTCCCTTCCGCCGGCGGCTCCGCCTCCCCGGGGCTGCCGCCCTTCGCCCTGAAGCCGGACGCCACCCGGGTGCTCCCCGGCGTCCTGTCGCGCCTCCCCGGGGCGCTGCTCCCCCAGGCCCCGGGCTCCGTGCTCTTCCAGAGCCCCTTCTCCGCGGTGGCCTTAGACCCGTCCAAGAAAGGCAAAGGGAAGCCCCCGAGTGTCTCCCCGGTGGAGATCAAACTCAAGGACGAGGCTCTCTGCCGGCACAAGTGTAAGTACTGTAGCAAGGTTTTTGGGACTGATAGCTCCTTGCAGATCCACCTCCGCTCCCACACCGGAGAGAGACCCTTCGCGTGCTCCGTGTGCGGCCACCGCTTCACCACCAAGGGCAACCTCAAGGTGCACTTCCACCGGCATCCCCAGGTGAAGGCAAACCCCCAGCTGTTTGCCGACTTCCACGACAAGACGGCGGTGGGCAGCGGCCTTCCCTTCGCGCTggccggccccgcccccctcGAGGAAGCCGGGCTCTCCCTAGACAGCAAACCCACGCTCGCGGCGGGGACCCCCAGTGTCATAGGGCTAGCTCAGAATCTCCCCTCGGGGCCTCACCCCAAGGACGTCGTGGGGGGCCCGTTGCCCGGTGACCTGCAGCCCGGGCCGTCTCCGGAAAGCGAGGACGGCTCCATCCTGTCCGGGGTGGGGCCGACCCATCCCTCCCCCAGGGTCggaggcttcccagggggtgggCCGCCCGAGCCGGGGTCGGAGACCCTGAAGCTGCAGCGGCTGGTGGAGAACATAGACAAGGCCACCAGCGACCCCAACGAGTGTCTCATCTGCCACCGCGTCCTCAGCTGCCAGAGCTCGCTCAAAATGCACTACCGCACGCACACCGGGGAGAGGCCCTTCCCCTGCAAGGTCTGCGGCCGCGCCTTCTCCACCAAAGGCAACCTGAAGACGCACCTGGGGGTGCACCGCACCAGCGCGTCGGTGAAGACGCAGCACTCCTGCCCGATCTGCCAGAAGAAGTTCACCAACGCCGTCCTGCTGCAGCAGCACATCCGCATGCACATGGGCGGCCAGATCCCCAACACGCCTCTGCCCGAGAGCCCCTGCGAGTTCGCGGGCCCCGAGCCCTCGGCGGTCGGGGAGAACAGCAGCCCCAGCGCGCCCCCTCACGACGGGATCGTGGAAGCCATCGACGTAGACGAAGTCTGCCCCCAAGAGGCCCTCGGCAGCTCCTCGAGGGTCCCTGGGCCCCTCACCGGCGTCCACGCGGTGTCCCCTACCCCGGGGCTGGCCACGGTGGCTTCGCTGGACGCCCCAGTGAAGGCGGGGCTCGCCGCGCTCGTCCTGCAGCGGCAGGGCAGCCGAGAAAACGGGTCCACGGAGAGCGATGGCCTAACCAACGACGACGCCTCCTCGGTGATGGGCGACCCCGAGTGCGCCAGCCGAAGCCCAGACGTTCTAGAGAGCACGTCCTTCCAGGCGGTCTCGCCGGCCCATAGCCAGGCGGAGAGCGTCAAGTCCAAGTCTCCGGACGCCGACGGCAAAGGGGACGGCTCCGAGAGCAGCCGCGCTGAGATGGAAG GTCGGAGCAACGTTCCATCGACATTTATCCGAGCCCAGCCGACGTATGTCAAAGTTGAAGTTCCTGGTGGGTTTGTGGGTCCCGCGACCATGTCCCCAGGTATGACGCCTTTGCTAGCGGCTCAGCCCCGACGACAGGCCAAGCAGCACGGCTGCACGAGGTGTGGGAAGAACTTCTCATCGGCCAGCGCGCTTCAGATCCACGAGCGGACTCACACCGGGGAGAAGCCCTTCGTGTGCAACATATGTGGGCGTGCTTTCACCACCAAAGGCAACTTGAAG GTCCATTACATGACACACGGGGCCAACAACAGCTCAGCGCGCCGTGGCAGGAAGCTGGCCATCGAGAACACCATGGCTCTGTTAGGCACGGACGGAAAGAGGGTCCCCGAGATGTTTCCCAAGGAAATCACGGCCCCTTCGGTGAGCGTGGACCCCGTCGTGTGGCACCAGTACGCCACCATGCTCAACGGCGGTCTGGCCATGAAGACCAACGAGATCTCCGTAATTCAGAGTGGTGGCATCCCCACCCTCCCCGTGTCCCTGGGGGCCAGCTCCGTGGTGAATAACACGGCCGCCTCCAAGATCGACGGCTCCCAGTCTGCCGTCGGTGCCGAGGTGGAGAAGCCAGGGACGGCTGACAATGTCCCCAAACACCAGTTCCCGCACCTCCTGGAAGAAAACAAGATCGCAGTCAGCTAA